CACCGTGCTCTCCCAGGAGACGCGTGCGGAGCAGAGCCGGGTGCGCATCGCCACGGCCAGCGGCAGCTATCGCGGCGCCGTCAGCCGGCGCGACAACGTGGTGCGGCTTGTCCTCAACGGCCAGGCAGCGAGCCAGGTGATGGTCAACGGCCGCGCGCTGCCGCAATGTCGCTCCGAAGCGGACTGGACCGCCACTCAGGTGGCCTGCTGGGGCAACGCCGACGCCAACCTGGTACTGGCCCGGTCGGGGACAATGGACGTCGGGCAGTCCAAGGAGTTCGTCTTTGCTCTGACCGATGCGGCGCAGGCCGAATTGTGGCACGGGCCGGCGGAGCTACCGAGCGATACGCATCTTCCCACGCAACCGGCCATCGACCTCAGACTCTGGCTGGCAGTGGCTCTCCTGCTCGCGGCAGCCGTCGTAGTTTCGTGGCGGATAGCGCAGCGGGAACGGTCGAGCAGGGCCAACGGCCGCTAAGACGAGGATACAACACTCGCCAACACAAGGAGGAGCACCATGTGTGACACGATGGTAGCGCTGGGCAAGGCCACGGCGGACGGCAGTACCATCCTGGCCAAGAACAGCGACCGCGAACCGAATGAGGCACAGCTTTTGACCTACGTTCCGCGGCAGCAGCACGCCGATGGCGAGCAGGTGCAGTGCACCTACATCAAGCTCCCGCAGGTGCGGGAGACGTTCGAGGTCGTGCTCTCGCGCCCGTTCTGGATGTGGGGCGCCGAGATGGGCGGCAACGAACACGGGGTGGCCATCGGCAACGAGGCGGTGTTCACCAAGGAACCCTATGGCAAGGAGCCGGGCCTCATCGGCATGGACATGCTGAGGCTCGCGCTCGAGCGGACCGACAGTGCGCGCGGCGCCCTGGAACTGATTATCGAGCTCCTCCGCACCTATGGGCAGAGCGGCAACTGCGGCTTGAAGCATCCCACGTACTATCACAACTCGTTCCTCATCGCCGATGCGCGGGAAGCCTGGTGCCTGGAGACCTCCGGTCAATACTGGGCGGCGCAGAGGGTCACGGACCGGCGGACGATCTCTAACGGATTGACCATTGGCCGCGAGTGGGAAATGGCCAGCCCCGGCCTGGTAGAGCACGCCATCGAAAAGGGCTGGTGCAAATCGGCGGCCGAGTTTGACTTTGCACGCTGCTACTCTGACCTCATCTTTACCCGGCTCGACGGCTGCCGTCCCAGGCAATGCCGCTCCGCAGAGCTGCTGGCAGAGCAGCAGGGGCGATTCACGATCCTTTCGGCTATGGCTGCTCTGCGCGACCATGGGGCGCGGGCGCAAGGACCCGGCTGGAGCCCTGCCAAAGGGCTGGTGATGGATACATTGTGCGTCCACGCCGGACTGGGCCCCACCAGACCCAGTCAGTCGACCGGATCCATGGTGGCCCACTTGAGCGATGACCGGCCGACCTTCTGGCTGACCGGCACCTCCGCTCCCTGCACCAGTCTATTCAAGCCTGTATTCCTGGGCAGCTCAGGGTTGCCCGACCTCGGACCCGAGGCCACAGGAACGGCTGACGAGCGGTCGCTGTGGTGGCGCCACGAGCGGCTGCACCGAGCGACGCTCAAGGATTATGCCACGAGGCACGGCCTGTACGCGGACGAGCGCGACCGCGTGCAGGCCGCCTGGGTGGCCGAAGCAGAGCACGTCATCGCTGAGACGAGGGGGCAAAGGGCTGAAGAGGCCACAGCCCGGCTGCGCGGGCTGACCAGCGCCTGTTTTGAGCGTGCCGACGCGCTGGAGCAGGCCTGGCTGGAGCTGGTGCAACAGGCACCGCCCGGGCGAAGCGGTTACCCGTTGTTCGATTTCGCCTGGCGTGGGTATAATCGGCAAGCCGAGTTCCGACCATAGCAGGTCCACGAATGACTCGGACTCATCAGCTTAGGAGGACAGGACGTGATTACACCGGCGGAGCTAGCGCAGTTCTTTGAGCGCAACCTGGGCATCATCGAGCAGCAGGTCAAGGGGCTGACTCACGAGCAGTGCCTGCTTCAGCTCCCGTTCCGTGGCAATTGCATGAACTGGGTGCTCGGGCATATCGCTGACAACCGCAGCGGCGTCTGCGAGGCATTGGGTCAGGGGGCGGTGATGACGCCCGAGGAGGCCAAACGCTACAGCTATGGCTCTGAGCCCATCTGCGGTGAGGGGCCCGGCGTATTGCCCCTGGCCAGGCTTATGGAGATCCTGCGGGAGAGCCAGAAGAGGATCAACGTGGCACTGCCCCTGCTGAAGGAACGGGACTGGAAGAGACAGATGAAGGACTTTCGCGGGGAAGTGACCTTTGGCAACCACCTGGTGTTCCTGTACTTTCACGACACCTACCACATCGGGCAGACCGAGGCGCTGCGCCAACTGGCAGGCACCAACGACGGCGTCATCTAGGTCGGCGCCAGAGCCGCCCCGGGCGAGTGCAGTGAGCATCCATTGGGTGTGTCCCTGATGAGCAGGTCGCGGCGTGCCTTGCTGGATTTCGCCACCGAGACGGCGTATCTGGCGGGCCGCTCAACGTTGGCCTACTTTAGCACCGGCGTGGAGCCAGAGATCAAGGCCGACAACACGCCGGTGACCGTGGCCGATAGGGCCTCTGAGGAGATCGTCCGGCGCCGCATCGAGACGGCCTTTCCCCGACACGCGATCGTGGGCGAAGAGTTCGGCGCGAACGACCAGCCCAAGGCCACGCACCGCTGGTTCATCGATCCCATCGATGGCACCAAGTCGTTCATCCACGGCGTACCGCTCTACTCCGTCCTGCTCGGACTGGAGGTGGAGGGGCAGATGGAAGTGGGGGTGGCCTACTTTCCGGCGCTGGATGAAATGATCTGCGCTGCACGGGGCGAGGGCTGCTGGTGGAACGGCCGTCGGGCGTACGTATCGGCCGTCGCCAGGCTGAGCGATGCGGTGGTGTGCTTCACGGATCCGCTGTCCTTTGAGCGCACCGGCCGAGGGCAAGCCTGGCAGAGACTGCAGCGAGCGACCTACTATCGGGCTGGCTGGAGCGATGCCTACGGCTACTGCCTGGTGGCCACCGGCAGAGCGGAAGTGGCCCTCGATCCGCTGATGGCACCGTGGGACAGTGCGCCCTTTCCGGCCATCCTTGCCGAGGCGGGCGGCTACTTTGGCGATTGGACCGGGAACAGCACCATCTACTCCGGTGACGGGCTGGGCACTACCTCAAGCCTGCTGTCGCAGGTGCTGAAAGCGCTGAAATGACCCGGCACGAAACAACGAGACCTCTGCTGCTCGTGGCACTGGCCTGCGCCCTCTGCGCTTCCTGTGCGCGAGTGGAGCCAACCGGCACAGCGCCGCAGGCAGCAGAGGCCACTGCGACGCCAGCGTTGATGCCGACCGCGGCGCCAGTTGAGCCGACGGCCACGGCCGTCCCAAACAGCCCCGTGCCCACTCTCACCCGCGTGCCTTCGGTGCAGGCCGCCCACTCCATCACCCTGCACTACTCGGACGCCAAAGGCAAGCCGGTAGAACAAGCAGTGAACTATCTGCTCTACACTCCTGCCGGCTACGGACAGGATGGCGCTCCTGAAGGCGGCTGGCCGTTGATCCTTTTCCTGCACGGCCAGCTCGAATGGGGCGATGACCCGACGGTGCTCACCAGGCAGGGTGTGCCCAAGCTGCTGGCCGAAGGGCAGAACCTGCCGGCGCTGGTCCTCTCGCCGCAGTCGCGGGAAGGAAGCCGGTGGTGGCCCCAAACGGCCATGCTGGCGGCGCTGCTGGATGCGATCCAGGCGCAATACGATGTCAACCCGCGCCGGGTGTATCTGACGGGCATCAGCATGGGTGGTTACGGGGTCTGGGCGCTGGCGATGGCCGAGGCTGCCCGCTTTGCCGCTGTGGTGCCCATCGCGGGCGGGGCGGACTATCTGCCGGGTGATACGCCCATTCCAGAGGCCATCTGCAACCTGCGCGACGTGCCGGTGTGGGTCTTTCACGGCGAGCTGGACCAGAACGTGCCCGTCTCGGCAGCGATCAACGCGGTGCGAGCGCTGGAGAAGTGCGGCGGCCGGCCCAGGCTCACGTTGTACCCCGATGCGGCTCACGCCGAGGCGTGGGAGGAGGCCTACTCCCACCCGGCATTGTGGGAGTGGCTGTTCGCACAGGTGCGAAAGGACTGACCTCATCGGTCGTGAACTCGCCGGCGTACACCCGGGAGGAGGATCTGCGTCATCAGGGTAGAGAGCACGGAGGCTGGGACGCCCTGACGAATGACGAAAGGAGACTGATTATGAGGGCTAGGCGAGTCCTTCGGCTATTGCTCATCACCGGTGTCCTGTTTATGCTTGCCCTGGCGCCTGTTGCAGCGCAGGGCCGGCAATTGCCCCCGTCCGCCAGCCGCGTTCTGGTGCACTTCCAGGGCGAGATCAAGAGCCGGCCAGCGGAATCCACTCTGGGCACCTGGGTAGTGGGGTCTAGAACGATCAGCGTCGTTGAGACGACCATGATCGACGAAACCCGGGGACCGGCTGTGGTGGGTGCGCAAGTTGTGATCATCGCCCGGGCGCTGCCAACCACTGACGCAACGCAACCGGCACTTGAGGCGGTGCTGATCCGGGTGGTCAGCCCAATGTGGCCGCCGCGCACGGTGGTCGTGCGCGGGATCGTGCTAGAGAAACAGCCAGCCTTCTTTGTGGTCAATGGCCTGCGCATCATTTATGATGCCAGCACCCCGTGTGCAGATGAGGTCAAGGAAGGCGCACTGGTGCTTGTCTGGGCTATCCGAACCAGCGAAGGGATCAAGGCGCAACGTATTCGCGTCCTGGCCAGCCCGCTGCCCATTGTCGAGTTTGAAGGCGTCATCAAGCGGCTGTCGCGTGAGCTATGGGTGGTCGGCGACCGGCGCGTGCGCCTCAATGCCGGCACCGTAATCGATGGAACACCGGCGGTTGGCGCCATGGCGCGGGTACGCGGCTACGAGCAGAAGAACGGCGTGATCCTGGCGCTGGTGATCGCGGTGGTTGAGCCGCCCGGGACGGTGGAGTGGACTGGACGGATTGACCGTATTCCGCCGACCATTGCAATCTATCTGCCCATGTACGTTGGGCGATGGGTGGTGGCAGGGCGTGAGGTGTGGGTAACGCGGGCGACCGTGGTTAAGGGCACCCCTCGCATCGGTGCTCAAGCGCGGGTGGTGGCTGTCCCGGGCACCGGCCGCCTGCTTACTGCAGTTACCATCGAGGTGCTGACTCTCACCGAGTAGGCAGCAGGGGGAAGCGAATTAGGGCGCCTTTTGTTCTTCGGCGGCGCCAGAGACCAAGCCAGGGCGGGTACACCGCCTTGGCTTTCTTGCTGCTTGAGGGGGCGGCAGGATCGTTTGCGCCCCAAAGCCCTAAAGGGTATACTGAACTCGTAACTCAATCAATGAGGGAGCAAGATGGTCACAAGCGAATGGGCAGAGGAATTTGGAGCAGCGATCACGGTATGCGACGAGAATGGCGTCATCGTCGAGGCCAACCAGCGTTCGAGGTCCAGGATTGCCTCGGGCAATGAGACGGCGGTGTTGGGCATGAACATGCTGGACTGTCACCCCGAGCCGGCGCGCAGCAAGGTGGTGCAGATGCTCAAGACCGAGGCGACTAACGTGTACACCATCGAGAAGAACGGTCGGCGCAAGCTCATTTATCAGGCGCCGTGGTACAAGGATGGCCATTTCGCCGGGCTGGTAGAGCTGTCGTTGCCGCTCCCAGACGAGATGCCCCACTTTAACCGGGACAAGAAGTGATCGCTCGTTCGTCGGGCGCAACCGCGCCCTGTTGGTGGTGTTCTTCAAGAGACGCGGGTCTCTGAACTCATTCCCATTGTCGGGGCAGGGAGGCAGGTTGGCCAGGTACAAGATCATCGTCAACCCAACGTGCGGGAGAGGGAACGGCGAACGAAGCATTCCGGCGATTGAGGAGGCGCTGCGGCGCCGCGGGGTCGACTTTGACCTCGTGCGGACGGAGCGCCCCTGGCACGCCGCAGAGCTGGCCAGACAGGCCGCTCATGATGGTTTTGACGTAGTAGTGTCCGGCGGCGGCGACGGCACGGCCAATGAGGTAGTGAATGGCCTGATGCTGGCCAAGCAGGACGGCAAAGCGGCGGCGATGGGCATCCTGAGCATCGGTCGAGGCAACGACTATGCCTTTGGGATGATGGTACCCATGGGCGTCGAAGCCGGATGCCAGGCGCTGGCCGAAGGTAAGCGACGCTGGGTGGATGTGGGCCAGGTAGTGGGCGGCGACTACCCGCAGGGGCGGTACTTTGGCAACGGCGTGGGCATCGGTTTTGATACGGTGGTCGGATTCGAGGCGCTCAAGCTCAAATGGCTGACGGGCTTTCCATCCTACATCGTGGCCGCACTCAAAACGGTATTCCTCTACTTTCGTGCGCCCTTGCTGCGCATCGAGCACGATGGCGGCACTGTCGAGCGGGCCTGTTTGATGGTTTCGATAATGAACGGTCGGCGGCTGGGCGGAGGCTTCATGATGGCGCCGGAAGGTCGCCCTGACGATGGCATGGCCGATGCGTGTGTGGCGCGACAGGTCAGCCGGGCCAGGGTGTTCACGCTCGTACCGCACTTTATGAAGGGTACACAGGCGACCCAGCCCGAGGTGGAGATGATCCACTCCCGGCGATTTGACATAGTCGCACTGGAGGGCACCCTGCCGGTGCATGCCGATGGCGAGACGATATGCACCGCCGGCCAGCGGATAACGGTAGAGATCCTGCCGCGGCAGGTCGAGTTCATCTTCTGTGGCCCGGAGGCGTAGGGTATGGCTCTGACCGAGCGGGTGGTAACCTCCGGAATCAAGGTCGTGGCGCGGACGATTCTGCGCATCGACGGCGCCGAGCTGGAACGAGTTCCACAGCACGGGCCGCTCATCCTGGTGCCCAACCACATCAACTTTCTGGACGCGCCGGTACTGTACACCCACCTCCTGCCCCGGCGCATTACGGCGCTGGCCAAGCAGGAAACCTGGGACAATCCGGCCCTGCGGTTTCTGTTTGACATGGGGGAAGCGATCCCACTGCGGCGAGGTCAGGCGGACCTGGCAGCTTTGAAGCGCGGGCTCAAGGTGCTGGAAGAGGGACGCATTCTGGCCATCGCTCCGGAGGGGCACAGGAGCAGCACTGGTCTGCTCCAGCAGGGCCACCCGGGAGTGGTGTTTATGGCAATGCACAGCGGTGCGCCGCTGCTGCCGGTGGTTTGCTACGGGGCGGAAAAGTTCCGCTCAAACATCGTGCGCCTGCGCAGAACCGACTTTCACGTCGTGGTCGGCCGACAGTTCTACATTGACACGCACGGCGAGACGGTGATGGGCGCCAAGAGGCAGCAGATAGCGGATGAGATTATGTACCAGTTGGCGGCCCTGCTGCCGCCAGAGTACCGGGGGCACTACCGCGACCTCAGCCAGGCCACCGAACAGTACCTGCGCTTTCAGCCGCCTGCCTACAGCAACCTGCAGCGAATCGGCATCGTCGACTGATGCCAGCGGAGCGGCAGCCAGGCACTACCGACGAAGTGGCGAGCACTCGGCTCAGCCTGTTGCCTGCCCTGGCAGCGACAGGTTGATTCCGCGCTCCTCCAGGCAACGTCGCAGGCCATCCATCTCCTGCGTCTTGACCAGCAGCAGTCGGCCCGTGGTGTCGCCGTCGAATCTGGCCAGCCGGGCGGCTATCTCAGGGTCAGCCAACAGCTCATCCGCCGTGGCTCGATCCTTCACCTCGAGCAGCACCACCTGAGAGAGCACCGCCGAGCCGTAATAGCGGCCCCACGCCTTGATCTTGAGCACCAGCTCCGGCGGCAGCGGCCCGCAGTGGATTGCCCCCAGTCGCTCAAGGTACGCGGCGACCGTCAGTCCTCGCTCGAGAGAGCGCTCGACCGATGAACGGGTGACAACGTACCGTCCATCCACCTCATCAGCCAGTTCTGCCAGCCGCTCTGTCAGCAGCAAGTCCGGCCCCTCGTGTGCCAGGCTCAGCGTGCCATCCGGCGTTGCCGCAACCTTCGCACGGTCGGGATCAAGTCCCCTGGTTACCGCGGGCAACTGGCCCCGTTCTAACAACAGCTCGCGCAGCGTAGCGGTGTTCCCTCGCTTGAGGAGAATCATGCCAGGCCCGAGCCGGCGCTCAAAGACGGGCTTGAGCGCGGGATCTTGCCACAGCGAGTCGGCGAGAGCGGCCGAGTCGGTGTGGCACAGAGCCACGGAGGGTCGAATCACGATGCGCTCGGACTGCTCGCCCCACTCACGGAGGGTCCTGAGCACGTTTTGCGGCAGGGGCTTCCCGGCCTGACGCTGCAAAAAGTCGATTATCCCGCGCGCGGATAGACCCCGCTGCTGGGCAGCATAAAAGGTCTGGCGAGACAGTTTGAACTCGAAGGATCCCCGGTCAGCGCGCACGCGGTCCGCAAAGAGCTCGATGCGCGCCAGGGTTGTCTCGGGCACGCCGCCGAGGGCCAGCAGTTGAAAGTTGGGCTGGACCACGAGCCGGCCATCGGCCACCGCCGCCGGGTTGGAGGAGGGGAGCGGCTCATCGAGCCGCATGGCGCGGTCAGCATCCTCGGTCAACCTGAACGCCAGGAGCCGACCCCCATCAAGACAGACATCCACCAGCCCGAGCCAGTGCAGGGGGCCGCTGAGCACACCGCCCACGAACGCAGCCTCGACCTCGGCCACCCAGCGCGCCTGCTGGGTGAGATAATTGGCGTCTTTGAAGTAGGGGATGCCAGGGTACTTGTCCTCTTTCTGAAAGATCAAGCGCGGCGCCAGCACGGACACCCGCTCCAGAAAGCGCTCGGCGGAAAGCCAGGTGCCGCTCTGCAGTTGGCACAGGTGGCCGAGCAAGAGCCGCCTGGCCTGGGCCAGGTCCAGGTCGAACGTGGCCATGCCGAGGGTGCTCAGTTCGCTCCACTCAGGCAGGCGCAGCCATGCCTCAAGGCAGGTACGGGTGCGACTGAGGGCCGAGCGGCTCCAGAAGGCGGGCGGGGTCAGGTACCCGCCAGCGGCCCGCAGGTGATGGTTGGCACGCACGCACAGGCCCAG
The DNA window shown above is from Chloroflexi bacterium ADurb.Bin180 and carries:
- the pepD gene encoding Dipeptidase, which codes for MCDTMVALGKATADGSTILAKNSDREPNEAQLLTYVPRQQHADGEQVQCTYIKLPQVRETFEVVLSRPFWMWGAEMGGNEHGVAIGNEAVFTKEPYGKEPGLIGMDMLRLALERTDSARGALELIIELLRTYGQSGNCGLKHPTYYHNSFLIADAREAWCLETSGQYWAAQRVTDRRTISNGLTIGREWEMASPGLVEHAIEKGWCKSAAEFDFARCYSDLIFTRLDGCRPRQCRSAELLAEQQGRFTILSAMAALRDHGARAQGPGWSPAKGLVMDTLCVHAGLGPTRPSQSTGSMVAHLSDDRPTFWLTGTSAPCTSLFKPVFLGSSGLPDLGPEATGTADERSLWWRHERLHRATLKDYATRHGLYADERDRVQAAWVAEAEHVIAETRGQRAEEATARLRGLTSACFERADALEQAWLELVQQAPPGRSGYPLFDFAWRGYNRQAEFRP
- a CDS encoding DinB superfamily protein, with amino-acid sequence MITPAELAQFFERNLGIIEQQVKGLTHEQCLLQLPFRGNCMNWVLGHIADNRSGVCEALGQGAVMTPEEAKRYSYGSEPICGEGPGVLPLARLMEILRESQKRINVALPLLKERDWKRQMKDFRGEVTFGNHLVFLYFHDTYHIGQTEALRQLAGTNDGVI
- the hisN gene encoding Histidinol-phosphatase; this translates as MSRSRRALLDFATETAYLAGRSTLAYFSTGVEPEIKADNTPVTVADRASEEIVRRRIETAFPRHAIVGEEFGANDQPKATHRWFIDPIDGTKSFIHGVPLYSVLLGLEVEGQMEVGVAYFPALDEMICAARGEGCWWNGRRAYVSAVARLSDAVVCFTDPLSFERTGRGQAWQRLQRATYYRAGWSDAYGYCLVATGRAEVALDPLMAPWDSAPFPAILAEAGGYFGDWTGNSTIYSGDGLGTTSSLLSQVLKALK
- a CDS encoding Alpha/beta hydrolase family protein is translated as MTRHETTRPLLLVALACALCASCARVEPTGTAPQAAEATATPALMPTAAPVEPTATAVPNSPVPTLTRVPSVQAAHSITLHYSDAKGKPVEQAVNYLLYTPAGYGQDGAPEGGWPLILFLHGQLEWGDDPTVLTRQGVPKLLAEGQNLPALVLSPQSREGSRWWPQTAMLAALLDAIQAQYDVNPRRVYLTGISMGGYGVWALAMAEAARFAAVVPIAGGADYLPGDTPIPEAICNLRDVPVWVFHGELDQNVPVSAAINAVRALEKCGGRPRLTLYPDAAHAEAWEEAYSHPALWEWLFAQVRKD
- the dagK_2 gene encoding Diacylglycerol kinase, translated to MARYKIIVNPTCGRGNGERSIPAIEEALRRRGVDFDLVRTERPWHAAELARQAAHDGFDVVVSGGGDGTANEVVNGLMLAKQDGKAAAMGILSIGRGNDYAFGMMVPMGVEAGCQALAEGKRRWVDVGQVVGGDYPQGRYFGNGVGIGFDTVVGFEALKLKWLTGFPSYIVAALKTVFLYFRAPLLRIEHDGGTVERACLMVSIMNGRRLGGGFMMAPEGRPDDGMADACVARQVSRARVFTLVPHFMKGTQATQPEVEMIHSRRFDIVALEGTLPVHADGETICTAGQRITVEILPRQVEFIFCGPEA
- the aas gene encoding Bifunctional protein Aas; this translates as MALTERVVTSGIKVVARTILRIDGAELERVPQHGPLILVPNHINFLDAPVLYTHLLPRRITALAKQETWDNPALRFLFDMGEAIPLRRGQADLAALKRGLKVLEEGRILAIAPEGHRSSTGLLQQGHPGVVFMAMHSGAPLLPVVCYGAEKFRSNIVRLRRTDFHVVVGRQFYIDTHGETVMGAKRQQIADEIMYQLAALLPPEYRGHYRDLSQATEQYLRFQPPAYSNLQRIGIVD